One Alicyclobacillus vulcanalis genomic region harbors:
- a CDS encoding galactokinase, translated as MSTPLSDQIDRILAFSPGDPDRLRAYFAPGRVNLIGEHTDYNGGYVLPAALTMGTWLVVRPRSDRRFRFATTFSDRIVEVAADDIRYRPEQDFANYPLGVIDILKRRGVEMSGMDMFFFGNLPVGAGLSSSASVEVATAFAINDMAGAGLDRETLALIAQQAENEFVGVNCGVMDQFSIAMGKRNMALSLNCLTLAYELVPVHAEGYRLVIANSNVPRRLAGSKYNERRAECEAALAVVKRRFPDVQALAELQPDAWPDVESLLRAEAGDGCEVDNIVRRARHVIFESHRAREAARLLAAGDVEAFGELMNASHRSLRDDYEVTGEALDALVEAAWSAEGCVGSRMTGAGFGGCTVSLVLADAVEAFTKHVEAAYQQATGRSPSFYISDLGDGVHALPALDALIR; from the coding sequence ATGTCGACCCCCTTGTCTGATCAGATAGACCGAATTCTCGCCTTCTCGCCGGGCGATCCCGACCGCCTTCGGGCCTACTTTGCGCCTGGCCGCGTCAACCTGATTGGCGAGCACACGGACTACAACGGCGGGTACGTGCTCCCCGCCGCGCTCACCATGGGCACCTGGCTCGTGGTGCGCCCGCGCAGCGATCGCCGCTTCCGGTTTGCGACCACGTTCTCGGATCGCATCGTGGAGGTGGCCGCGGACGACATTCGGTACCGGCCCGAGCAGGACTTTGCCAACTATCCGCTGGGTGTGATCGACATCCTGAAGCGCCGAGGCGTCGAGATGTCGGGCATGGACATGTTTTTCTTTGGAAATCTCCCGGTGGGCGCCGGCCTGTCCTCGAGCGCCTCGGTGGAGGTCGCGACTGCGTTTGCCATCAATGACATGGCAGGGGCGGGCCTGGACCGGGAAACGCTCGCGCTCATTGCGCAGCAGGCGGAGAACGAATTTGTGGGCGTCAACTGCGGCGTCATGGACCAGTTCTCCATCGCGATGGGGAAGCGGAACATGGCGCTGTCGCTCAACTGTTTGACGCTGGCCTATGAGCTTGTGCCCGTGCACGCGGAGGGCTACCGCTTGGTGATTGCCAACAGCAACGTCCCCCGCAGGCTCGCCGGCTCGAAGTACAACGAGCGGCGCGCGGAGTGCGAAGCGGCACTCGCCGTGGTGAAGCGCCGTTTCCCCGACGTGCAAGCGCTCGCGGAACTCCAGCCGGACGCGTGGCCGGACGTCGAGTCGCTTTTGCGCGCGGAGGCCGGGGATGGCTGTGAGGTCGACAACATCGTCCGGCGGGCGCGCCACGTGATTTTCGAGAGCCATCGCGCGCGCGAGGCCGCGCGGCTCTTGGCTGCGGGAGATGTGGAGGCATTCGGAGAGCTGATGAACGCGTCGCACCGTTCCCTCCGCGACGACTACGAGGTCACCGGTGAAGCGCTTGACGCGCTGGTGGAGGCGGCCTGGAGCGCCGAGGGATGCGTCGGATCCCGCATGACAGGTGCGGGCTTTGGCGGGTGCACCGTGAGCCTCGTGCTTGCGGACGCCGTGGAGGCGTTCACGAAGCACGTCGAAGCGGCGTATCAACAGGCGACAGGCCGCTCGCCGTCGTTTTACATCAGCGATCTCGGCGACGGCGTCCATGCGCTGCCCGCGCTCGACGCGCTCATTCGGTAA
- the galT gene encoding galactose-1-phosphate uridylyltransferase, whose amino-acid sequence MTELRYNPLLRDWTMVASNRHKRPNLPKDNCPFCPGSGKVPDDYDVLAYDNDFPALSQNPPAPDDVATGLYRVEPAYGKCEVILYSKEHTTTLPELPVAHIRKLVDLWSERFRDLASNPRHQYVLIFENRGPEVGVTMPHPHGQIYAYPYVPQKLRVEIESFAAHRHETGHCLMCDINQEEVSFGQRMLDETEHFYAYIPFFTDYPYGAFISAKRHVGSLLDFTDEERTDLARILKRVTSGMDALFDREFPYMMVLHQSPVNQAQPVDFHFHIEFYPPLQTATRLKYLASSETGAWAPCNPMAVEVTAPQLREAIQKRKEANRHVDPLV is encoded by the coding sequence ATGACTGAGCTTCGATACAACCCCCTGTTGCGCGACTGGACCATGGTGGCTTCAAATCGGCACAAGCGTCCGAACTTGCCCAAAGACAACTGCCCGTTCTGCCCAGGCTCGGGGAAGGTGCCGGACGACTACGACGTGCTCGCCTATGACAACGATTTCCCTGCCTTATCGCAGAACCCGCCGGCGCCCGACGACGTGGCGACAGGGTTGTACCGCGTTGAACCCGCTTACGGAAAATGCGAAGTCATTTTATACTCAAAGGAGCACACCACGACCCTTCCCGAGCTTCCGGTGGCGCACATACGCAAGCTCGTGGACCTGTGGAGCGAGCGCTTTCGCGATCTGGCCTCGAATCCACGTCATCAATACGTCCTGATCTTTGAAAACCGCGGCCCCGAGGTTGGGGTGACCATGCCTCACCCGCACGGCCAAATTTACGCGTATCCGTACGTGCCGCAGAAGCTCAGAGTCGAGATCGAGTCATTTGCAGCTCATCGCCACGAGACGGGCCACTGCCTGATGTGCGACATCAATCAAGAAGAGGTCTCGTTCGGTCAGCGCATGCTCGACGAAACCGAACACTTTTACGCGTACATCCCGTTCTTCACCGATTACCCGTACGGCGCCTTCATCTCCGCCAAGCGCCATGTGGGCAGCCTGCTCGACTTCACGGATGAAGAGCGGACGGATCTCGCGCGCATCCTCAAACGCGTGACGAGCGGCATGGATGCGTTGTTTGATCGCGAGTTTCCGTACATGATGGTGCTTCACCAAAGCCCGGTGAATCAGGCTCAACCCGTCGACTTTCACTTTCACATCGAGTTTTACCCGCCGCTGCAGACGGCCACGCGCCTCAAGTACCTGGCTTCGTCAGAGACCGGGGCATGGGCGCCCTGCAACCCCATGGCTGTCGAAGTCACGGCGCCGCAATTGCGCGAGGCGATTCAGAAGCGAAAGGAAGCGAACCGACATGTCGACCCCCTTGTCTGA
- a CDS encoding DeoR/GlpR family DNA-binding transcription regulator: MYPKERQRVLLELLAQHGFASYRQLAERLGVSEITVRRDMKALEAQGLVETAFGGGQVARAARELPYTDKRILQIPEKMAIAKAALRQMESGMTIAIAAGTTTWVLAQHIAGFQNLTFLTNSVNVASELAKNGYHDIFLTGGQFRTPSDALVGPVAERTVRQFRVDLLFVGASGIHVDHGLSTPNVLEAAVNRAMMERAARVVVLADHTKWGVESLMSFAKWSEIDALITDRAPGEAEAAVLAECDVELIVADA, translated from the coding sequence ATGTACCCGAAAGAACGGCAGCGCGTGCTGCTGGAGCTTTTGGCGCAGCACGGCTTCGCATCGTACCGCCAGTTGGCCGAGCGACTCGGCGTGTCGGAGATCACCGTTCGGCGGGACATGAAGGCGCTCGAGGCGCAGGGCCTTGTGGAAACCGCGTTTGGCGGCGGTCAGGTCGCGCGTGCGGCGCGCGAGCTCCCCTATACCGACAAGCGCATCCTCCAAATTCCGGAGAAGATGGCCATCGCGAAGGCGGCCCTCCGCCAAATGGAGTCTGGCATGACCATCGCCATCGCCGCGGGCACCACCACGTGGGTCCTGGCCCAGCACATCGCGGGTTTCCAAAACCTTACGTTTCTCACCAACTCGGTGAACGTCGCTTCGGAGCTCGCGAAAAACGGCTACCACGACATTTTTCTGACGGGCGGTCAGTTTCGCACACCAAGCGACGCGTTGGTCGGTCCCGTCGCGGAGCGCACGGTGCGCCAATTTCGGGTCGACCTCCTGTTCGTCGGCGCAAGCGGCATTCATGTCGATCACGGCCTGTCCACGCCCAACGTCCTGGAGGCCGCGGTCAACCGGGCGATGATGGAACGCGCCGCCAGAGTGGTGGTGCTCGCCGACCACACCAAGTGGGGTGTGGAGTCGCTCATGAGTTTCGCCAAGTGGAGCGAAATTGACGCCCTGATCACCGACCGCGCCCCCGGCGAAGCGGAGGCCGCGGTGCTCGCGGAATGTGACGTCGAGCTGATCGTCGCGGATGCTTGA
- a CDS encoding spore coat protein yields the protein MQQQPNMQPHMQGHMMANAQAGAQGQQAQQGQGAPNAPFGAHEIIGMNEVLQATSANAEVLNFLAHHAQDPQVRQLLERQAQAMEQHYVEGVRVLQSNTQMGGQGYQTAMHTQPKLGLRHPTYPAPNLQAQSPSDRAICAVALNLHKYGAMMCTMFALECANPQFRTFLMTSAGLCDRMAYDLFAHMNQKGDYQVATLQKNTTQTMIDSYQMPGGMAQPGMPQAPGVQ from the coding sequence ATGCAGCAACAGCCCAACATGCAGCCGCACATGCAGGGACACATGATGGCGAATGCACAGGCGGGAGCACAGGGTCAGCAGGCCCAGCAAGGACAAGGTGCGCCGAACGCGCCTTTTGGCGCGCACGAAATCATAGGAATGAACGAAGTTCTCCAGGCCACATCCGCGAACGCCGAGGTCCTGAACTTCCTGGCCCATCACGCGCAGGACCCGCAGGTGCGCCAGCTGCTCGAGCGTCAGGCCCAGGCGATGGAACAGCATTACGTCGAGGGCGTGCGCGTGTTGCAGAGCAACACCCAGATGGGCGGGCAGGGCTATCAGACGGCGATGCACACGCAGCCAAAGCTCGGTCTGCGCCATCCGACGTACCCTGCGCCCAATCTGCAGGCGCAGTCGCCTTCCGATCGCGCCATTTGCGCCGTCGCCCTCAACCTGCACAAGTACGGGGCCATGATGTGCACGATGTTCGCGCTCGAGTGCGCCAATCCACAATTCCGCACGTTCCTCATGACGAGTGCCGGCTTGTGCGACCGCATGGCGTATGATCTGTTCGCGCACATGAACCAGAAGGGCGACTACCAGGTGGCCACGCTGCAGAAGAACACGACGCAGACGATGATCGATTCCTATCAGATGCCGGGAGGTATGGCGCAACCGGGCATGCCGCAGGCACCTGGCGTCCAGTGA
- a CDS encoding MFS transporter has protein sequence MEVWQRNLVVLWIGTLLTSASYSMVIPFLPLFLLKIGVHQHTDIWSGALYSAAFVAGAIAAPYWGSLGDRYGQKPMIVRAGFVLFVIYGLTAFVQHPWELLVLRTLQGLLSGYIPGSVALVGSNTPEDKVGYALSTISAASSAGGIVGPLLGGTIARLFGNRVAFGSASVLVLISTLLALIFVRELNKKRATSRPSVFRAIDGALHNKPLLTALSLNMVVSFSIMTIEPVLTLYVAQLDPSASAQNASFLAGLVFSLAGIASVVFAPLWGKYADRIGFVKVLTIGLAGGALWTFMQIPFHNVIAFAAVRFVYGAFFCAVYPAINGLIVRSTEATFRGRAFGLNQTANQIGNTVGPLVGGAIADATSIHGVFWVTGALLASVTAGAYALMRHPNLLPRSEHTPHTPSP, from the coding sequence ATGGAAGTCTGGCAACGAAACCTCGTGGTCCTATGGATTGGGACATTGCTCACGTCCGCAAGCTACTCCATGGTCATCCCGTTTCTGCCTTTGTTTCTGCTCAAGATTGGGGTCCATCAGCACACGGACATCTGGTCCGGCGCGCTCTACAGCGCTGCGTTTGTCGCGGGTGCCATCGCGGCCCCGTACTGGGGCTCGCTCGGCGATCGGTACGGTCAAAAGCCGATGATCGTCCGGGCGGGCTTTGTACTTTTCGTCATTTATGGATTGACGGCATTTGTGCAACATCCATGGGAGCTTCTCGTCCTGCGGACACTGCAGGGGCTTTTATCGGGATACATTCCCGGCTCGGTGGCGCTTGTGGGGAGCAACACCCCTGAAGACAAGGTGGGATACGCGCTGTCGACCATCTCCGCCGCGAGTTCAGCGGGAGGTATCGTCGGACCGCTGCTCGGGGGCACCATCGCGCGCCTGTTTGGCAACCGCGTCGCCTTCGGCAGCGCGTCCGTTCTGGTGCTCATCTCGACGCTCCTCGCCCTCATTTTCGTGCGCGAGCTCAACAAAAAACGCGCCACGTCACGGCCCTCCGTGTTCCGGGCCATCGACGGAGCGCTTCACAACAAGCCTCTCCTCACCGCGCTGTCGCTCAACATGGTGGTGTCGTTTTCCATCATGACCATCGAGCCCGTCTTGACCCTCTACGTCGCCCAGCTCGATCCGTCCGCGAGCGCACAAAACGCGTCCTTTCTCGCAGGTCTCGTCTTTTCCCTCGCGGGCATCGCGAGCGTCGTCTTCGCGCCGCTTTGGGGCAAATATGCTGACCGCATCGGCTTCGTCAAAGTCCTGACCATCGGCCTTGCGGGCGGCGCCCTTTGGACCTTCATGCAGATCCCGTTTCACAATGTGATCGCCTTCGCGGCCGTCCGATTCGTGTATGGCGCATTCTTCTGCGCCGTGTACCCAGCCATCAACGGCCTCATTGTGCGATCCACCGAGGCGACCTTCCGCGGCCGCGCCTTCGGGCTCAACCAGACGGCCAACCAAATCGGCAACACGGTCGGGCCCCTGGTCGGCGGCGCCATTGCCGATGCCACGAGCATTCACGGGGTGTTTTGGGTGACCGGCGCTCTGCTCGCCTCCGTCACCGCCGGCGCTTACGCGCTCATGCGCCACCCGAACCTCCTGCCGCGCAGCGAACACACGCCGCACACGCCCTCTCCGTGA
- a CDS encoding SPFH domain-containing protein: MPQIRQVISTLTNDGKEIMGPDVLVYHYPDNSILNGSLLTVESNHFAVLKSRGAILNVYETGQYVIQTPDRPIIGAFQQAFFGGQSPWQYEVLYINRAKLILEVSGVAYSKEMAEMGYHVSCYVHVDTKEDALKLVQHMPMSGHYVSMKEVNWYAGPVIEQSINKIVQLTELERVNERMPEILELVKEHLQEFLSVYGLTLNDVKALVYPRDERMKELIALRAFGLSEIDAVRYYTAMIMAQKGVISAPNMAIGEPFFIGNPQVATDRITQPPEKR; this comes from the coding sequence ATGCCTCAGATACGCCAAGTCATCAGCACGTTGACGAATGACGGAAAGGAGATCATGGGGCCGGACGTCTTGGTCTACCATTATCCGGACAACAGCATTCTCAACGGCTCCTTGTTGACCGTGGAATCGAACCACTTTGCCGTCCTGAAGTCGCGCGGGGCGATTTTGAATGTCTATGAGACGGGGCAGTACGTCATCCAAACGCCGGATCGTCCCATTATCGGGGCCTTTCAACAGGCGTTTTTCGGCGGCCAGAGCCCATGGCAGTACGAGGTCCTCTACATCAACCGAGCGAAGCTCATCCTTGAGGTCTCCGGAGTGGCGTATTCCAAGGAAATGGCCGAAATGGGCTATCACGTGAGCTGTTATGTTCACGTGGATACGAAGGAGGATGCGCTGAAACTCGTTCAACACATGCCGATGTCGGGCCATTATGTCAGCATGAAAGAGGTCAACTGGTACGCGGGTCCCGTCATCGAGCAGTCCATCAACAAGATTGTTCAACTGACGGAGTTGGAGCGCGTCAACGAGCGCATGCCCGAGATTCTGGAACTCGTCAAGGAGCACCTGCAGGAGTTCTTGTCGGTCTATGGCCTCACCTTGAACGACGTGAAGGCGCTCGTATATCCGCGTGACGAGCGCATGAAGGAGCTCATCGCGCTTCGTGCGTTTGGCCTCTCGGAAATCGATGCCGTGCGCTACTATACCGCCATGATCATGGCGCAGAAGGGCGTCATCTCCGCGCCCAACATGGCCATCGGCGAGCCTTTCTTCATTGGCAATCCACAGGTCGCGACGGATCGCATCACGCAGCCGCCGGAGAAGCGCTGA